A region from the Lolium perenne isolate Kyuss_39 chromosome 4, Kyuss_2.0, whole genome shotgun sequence genome encodes:
- the LOC127292868 gene encoding uncharacterized protein — MDETEKAMPAARRPDTASTTPTTVSPASTASSCSSNPDPAAARTPPPTFAVPWARADAGGGYYPGCRKDANCACEICLASINATRDLLPPEAASARRSFAAAARDTRPGSRPLFLARGGSEVTEPWTPPPQLRSTAKSKRPWQWQAAREGQAATPKKGGGSSSPPDWAIYALTVLGFLLLLWVDTGLVPEAAARGYGPKLSPEAVARVGLEARLAPAGLAHKLRAVERGVGQLVGAGRIHNCSSKDSVWRLEQNDQHVFHWRCAVYKSAAEEVTVWGSPLRTSGLLPSTLSARHITLLSGKITEWSDGKVWPTVRASNGSSWSYRRRSAGAVQLEPETWVLEYQRSVLFEGTRLLPATVELLASRCSTVAKRARRKLAKKRFYGGAGGIQANPT; from the exons ATGGACGAGACCGAGAAGGCGATGCCGGCGGCCAGGAGGCCGGACACGGCCTCCACCACCCCCACCACCGTCTCGCccgcctccaccgcctcctcctgctcctccaacCCCGACCCCGCCGCCGCGCGCACGCCGCCGCCCACCTTCGCCGTCCCCTGGGCGCGCGCCGACGCCGGCGGGGGCTACTACCCGGGCTGCCGCAAGGACGCCAACTGCGCCTGCGAGATCTGCCTCGCCAGCATCAACGCCACGCGCGACCTCCTCCCGCCCGAGGCCGCCTCCGCTCGCCGctccttcgccgccgccgccagggaCACGAGGCCCGGCTCACGCCCGCTCTTCCTCGCACGCGGCGGGTCCGAGGTCACCGAGCCGTGGACCCCGCCGCCGCAGTTGCGCTCCACCGCAAAGTCCAAGAGACCCTGGCAGTGGCAGGCCGCGCGCGAGGGCCAGGCAGCTACCCCGAAGAAAGGCGGGGGCTCGTCGTCCCCGCCCGACTGGGCGATCTACGCGCTGACGGTTCTCGGCTTCCTGCTCCTGCTGTGGGTGGACACGGGGCTCGTCCCGGAGGCCGCCGCGAGGGGGTACGGCCCGAAGCTGTCGCCGGAGGCCGTGGCGCGGGTCGGCCTAGAGGCGCGCCTCGCGCCTGCCGGTCTGGCGCACAAGCTGCGCGCCGTGGAGCGAGGGGTCGGGCAGCTCGTCGGCGCCGGGAGGATCCACAACTGCAGCTCCAAGGATTCCGTGTGGCGACTCGAGCAG AATGACCAGCACGTCTTCCACTGGCGCTGCGCCGTGTACAAGTCGGCGGCAGAGGAGGTCACCGTCTGGGGGAGCCCGCTCcgcacctccggcctcctcccgTCCACGCTCTCGGCGCGACACATCACCCTCCTCTCCGGCAAGATCACAGAG TGGTCCGACGGGAAGGTGTGGCCGACGGTGAGGGCGAGCAACGGCAGCTCCTGGAGCTACCGGCGCCGGAGCGCGGGGGCGGTGCAGCTGGAGCCAGAGACGTGGGTGCTGGAGTACCAGAGGAGCGTGCTCTTCGAAGGGACACGGCTGCTACCGGCCACGGTGGAGCTGCTGGCGTCAAGGTGCTCGACGGTGGCGAAACGTGCGAGGCGCAAGTTGGCCAAGAAACGCTTCTATGGCGGCGCCGGCGGGATCCAGGCCAACCCAACTTGA